Proteins found in one Oribacterium sp. oral taxon 102 genomic segment:
- a CDS encoding CCA tRNA nucleotidyltransferase, which yields MRAESVRLPIAVEKIIARLENAGFEAYAVGGCVRDSLLGRLPDDWDITTSALPAEVKQLFRRTIDTGIQHGTVTVLMSGADTILRGERGYEVTTYRLDGIYLDGRHPSTVAFTPSLHEDLARRDFTINAMAYNQRAGLVDDFGGLRDLSARQIRAVGIAEQRFTEDALRMLRALRFSAQLSFKIEEETKLAVKALAPNLRKISKERIQAELSKLLLSEHPEHYQRIFETGLAPYITPHFPLLADAAYPAMPDSAPRKKYLRYGMLLRNVPEQAGQILRELKLDNETIRLGRSIAELHGTALPETAYRCRSLLSEYGSELLSDWLRMEEALLLAEDCAAPGRCEVLPETAEGGETVPAPAASDAVRSRDTRRERLRKIRQAEKQIEEILSRGDCLSIAGLAVNGRDLMEQGIESGPKLGEMLHMLLDYVLEDPERNRRETLLRRLFLTLL from the coding sequence TTGAGGGCTGAGTCTGTGCGGCTCCCGATTGCTGTTGAAAAAATCATTGCGAGACTGGAGAATGCGGGCTTCGAGGCGTATGCGGTCGGCGGCTGCGTCCGGGACAGTCTGCTGGGGCGGCTGCCGGATGATTGGGATATTACGACCTCAGCGCTGCCGGCTGAGGTGAAGCAGCTCTTCCGGCGCACGATCGATACCGGCATACAGCACGGTACGGTGACGGTGCTGATGAGCGGAGCGGATACGATCCTCCGCGGGGAGAGAGGCTACGAGGTGACGACCTATCGGCTCGACGGCATCTATCTGGACGGGCGGCACCCGTCTACAGTTGCCTTCACTCCCTCTCTCCATGAAGATCTCGCCCGCAGAGACTTCACGATCAATGCGATGGCATATAATCAAAGGGCAGGACTCGTAGATGACTTCGGCGGGCTGCGGGATCTCTCCGCCCGGCAGATCCGCGCCGTCGGCATAGCGGAGCAGCGCTTCACGGAGGATGCGCTCCGGATGCTCCGTGCGCTCCGCTTTTCGGCACAGCTTTCCTTCAAGATCGAGGAGGAAACGAAGCTTGCCGTGAAGGCACTTGCCCCGAATCTCCGGAAGATTTCGAAGGAGAGGATACAGGCGGAGCTTTCGAAGCTGCTTCTCTCGGAGCATCCGGAGCATTACCAAAGGATATTCGAGACGGGACTTGCCCCGTATATTACCCCGCATTTTCCGCTGCTGGCGGATGCCGCGTATCCGGCGATGCCGGACAGTGCGCCTCGAAAGAAGTATCTCCGCTACGGGATGCTCCTTCGGAATGTGCCGGAGCAGGCGGGGCAGATCCTTCGGGAGCTGAAGCTGGACAATGAGACCATCCGGCTGGGGCGGAGCATTGCAGAGCTGCATGGGACAGCGCTTCCGGAAACAGCGTATCGATGCCGGAGCCTGCTGTCGGAGTATGGATCGGAGCTGCTTTCTGACTGGCTTCGAATGGAGGAAGCGCTGCTTTTGGCAGAGGACTGCGCTGCTCCGGGGCGCTGTGAAGTGCTTCCGGAGACCGCCGAGGGCGGAGAAACAGTGCCTGCGCCGGCGGCTTCGGATGCCGTGCGCTCTCGAGACACACGGCGGGAGCGGCTTCGGAAGATCCGGCAGGCAGAGAAACAGATCGAAGAGATATTAAGCAGAGGCGACTGCCTCAGCATTGCCGGACTTGCCGTGAACGGGCGGGACCTGATGGAGCAAGGCATAGAGAGCGGGCCGAAGCTCGGGGAGATGCTCCATATGCTTTTGGATTATGTTCTGGAGGATCCGGAGCGGAACCGCAGAGAGACGCTGCTGCGAAGGCTTTTCTTGACGCTTCTGTGA
- a CDS encoding glycosyl hydrolase family 18 protein, translated as MAEGERTGHRNAGRNRKRQGGRRRLLPFLVLLCLLLLSGLCLGGYLYIKKYMPTKARADLGEYFDVAGNNVQVYLNEEKQRTSKSYLVVGRFQENHVYLPYEFVREKLNRRFYWQESSAVFLYTLPAETVATGEGDLLPDGSHAFFQEGKNLYLNVDWVKEYTDLRYQQNTDGEYKRIFLDNDWGAYAGATVQKKEAVRVQGGVKSPVLTELMPGTEVRILEQLEKWTKVSTPDGFQGYLRSSRLGEAREVKPESSFHAADYTRRSLPEGQKVVLGFQQVMNAAANENLDALTENTPGMNVIAPTWFVLSSSEGDFISYASADYVARAHEKGYQVWATVNNFDLGRLDEGVLLRDLSLRGQLIGGLVQNALENDIDGLNIDFELIPAELGQDYVQFMRELSVACRNAGLILSVDCYVPFSYNSHYDLEELGVFCDYVIIMCYDEHYAGSEEAARWHLSLTRTEVSARPRSWFRRSGSSLPFRSIPGCGSPRRMEA; from the coding sequence ATGGCAGAGGGCGAAAGAACCGGACACCGAAATGCGGGAAGAAACCGGAAGAGACAGGGAGGACGGCGCAGGCTGCTGCCCTTCCTGGTACTGCTTTGCCTCTTGCTGCTCTCGGGGCTGTGTCTCGGCGGTTACCTTTATATAAAGAAATATATGCCGACGAAGGCGCGGGCAGATCTGGGGGAGTATTTCGACGTAGCAGGCAATAATGTGCAGGTCTATTTGAATGAGGAGAAGCAGAGAACCTCTAAGTCCTATCTCGTAGTGGGGCGCTTTCAGGAGAATCATGTCTATCTGCCCTATGAGTTCGTCAGGGAGAAGCTGAACCGCCGCTTCTACTGGCAGGAGAGCAGCGCAGTATTCCTCTATACCCTCCCTGCGGAGACGGTCGCGACAGGAGAGGGAGATCTGCTCCCGGACGGCAGCCATGCTTTTTTTCAAGAGGGAAAAAATCTCTATCTGAATGTGGACTGGGTGAAAGAATATACGGATCTTCGCTATCAGCAGAATACCGACGGCGAATACAAGCGGATCTTCCTGGACAACGACTGGGGTGCTTATGCAGGCGCGACAGTACAGAAGAAGGAAGCGGTCAGGGTGCAGGGCGGCGTGAAGAGTCCGGTGCTGACAGAGCTTATGCCGGGAACGGAGGTACGGATTCTGGAGCAGCTGGAAAAGTGGACGAAGGTTTCTACGCCGGACGGCTTTCAGGGCTATCTCCGGAGCAGCCGCCTCGGAGAGGCGCGGGAGGTGAAGCCGGAGAGCAGCTTCCATGCAGCAGATTATACGCGCCGGTCGCTGCCGGAGGGACAGAAGGTGGTGCTCGGCTTCCAGCAGGTGATGAATGCCGCGGCGAATGAGAACCTCGATGCTCTGACGGAGAATACGCCGGGGATGAATGTGATCGCGCCGACCTGGTTCGTGCTGAGCAGCAGCGAGGGGGATTTCATCAGCTATGCCTCCGCGGATTATGTGGCGCGGGCGCATGAAAAGGGTTATCAGGTCTGGGCGACGGTCAACAATTTCGACCTCGGCAGGCTCGACGAGGGCGTGCTGCTTCGGGATCTTTCCCTGCGGGGGCAGCTGATCGGCGGGTTGGTGCAGAATGCGCTGGAGAATGATATTGATGGTCTGAATATCGACTTTGAGCTGATCCCGGCGGAGCTGGGGCAGGATTATGTACAGTTCATGCGGGAGCTGTCCGTCGCCTGCCGGAATGCGGGGCTCATTCTTTCCGTTGACTGCTATGTCCCGTTCTCCTACAACAGCCACTATGATCTGGAGGAGCTGGGCGTATTCTGCGACTATGTGATCATAATGTGCTATGATGAGCATTATGCCGGTTCGGAGGAGGCGGCTCGGTGGCATCTATCTCTTACACGGACAGAGGTATCCGCGAGACCGAGAAGCTGGTTCCGAAGGAGCGGATCGTCATTGCCGTTCCGTTCTATACCCGGGTGTGGATCACCAAGGCGGATGGAAGCCTGA
- a CDS encoding glycosyl hydrolase family 18 protein, producing the protein MSYTDRGIRETEKLVPKERIVIAVPFYTRVWITKADGSLSSEALSAKRAQQWVQEKNVTLEWQDEIGQYYGSIEDEGVRKQIWMEEAQSMGLKLSHIRAAELGGVAAWKLGQEPEGFWNILNLNQ; encoded by the coding sequence ATCTCTTACACGGACAGAGGTATCCGCGAGACCGAGAAGCTGGTTCCGAAGGAGCGGATCGTCATTGCCGTTCCGTTCTATACCCGGGTGTGGATCACCAAGGCGGATGGAAGCCTGAGCTCGGAGGCGCTCAGTGCGAAGCGTGCGCAGCAGTGGGTGCAGGAGAAGAACGTCACGCTGGAGTGGCAGGATGAGATCGGACAGTATTACGGCAGTATCGAGGACGAGGGTGTTCGGAAGCAGATCTGGATGGAGGAGGCGCAGTCAATGGGACTGAAGCTCAGTCATATCCGGGCGGCGGAGCTGGGCGGTGTCGCGGCATGGAAGCTCGGACAGGAGCCGGAGGGCTTCTGGAATATTTTGAATCTAAACCAATAA
- the prfA gene encoding peptide chain release factor 1, producing the protein MFENLEDVKHRYEEIVENLTIPEVVSDIAKYRKLIREQGELEPVYRAYLAFRRAEASETDALTLLSREKDPELLELAKEELSEAKAQQAALTQELRLLLLPKDENDERNIVMEIRGGAGGEEAALFAASLYRMYQSYADRRGWRTELVSFNETGLGGLKEVVFIVNGTGAFSRLKYESGVHRVQRVPETESGGRIHTSTATVSVMPEAEEVDVEINPADVRMEVFRASGAGGQHINKTSSAVRLIHVPTGLVAECQEERSQLQNREKAMRLLRARLYEIEYTRKHEAEAQEKRSQLGTGDRSEKIRTYNFPQGRVTDHRIKLTLYSIEQVLNGDLDLLIDPLITADQAEKLSRSQ; encoded by the coding sequence ATGTTTGAGAATTTAGAGGATGTGAAGCATCGATATGAGGAAATCGTGGAGAACCTCACCATCCCGGAGGTCGTTTCGGACATCGCGAAATACAGGAAGCTGATTCGGGAGCAGGGTGAGCTCGAGCCGGTCTACCGTGCCTATCTCGCATTTCGGCGTGCCGAGGCATCGGAAACCGATGCGTTGACCCTGCTTTCGAGGGAGAAGGATCCGGAGCTGCTGGAGCTCGCGAAGGAGGAGCTCTCGGAGGCGAAGGCGCAGCAGGCGGCGCTCACGCAGGAGCTCCGGCTGCTGCTGCTTCCGAAGGATGAAAATGACGAACGGAATATCGTGATGGAGATCCGCGGCGGCGCGGGAGGAGAGGAGGCGGCACTGTTTGCCGCATCCCTCTATCGGATGTATCAGAGCTATGCAGACCGGCGGGGCTGGCGGACAGAGCTGGTTTCCTTCAATGAGACCGGGCTCGGCGGCTTGAAGGAGGTTGTCTTCATTGTGAACGGTACAGGCGCCTTCTCCCGTCTGAAATACGAGTCCGGCGTGCACCGTGTGCAGCGGGTGCCGGAGACGGAGAGCGGCGGACGCATTCACACCTCTACGGCGACGGTGTCCGTCATGCCGGAGGCGGAGGAGGTGGATGTGGAGATCAATCCGGCGGATGTGCGGATGGAGGTCTTCCGCGCCTCCGGCGCGGGCGGACAGCATATCAACAAGACCTCCTCCGCAGTGCGCCTGATCCATGTGCCGACCGGTTTGGTGGCGGAGTGTCAGGAGGAGCGGTCGCAGCTGCAGAACCGAGAGAAGGCAATGCGGCTCCTTCGTGCCCGGCTCTATGAAATCGAATATACGAGGAAGCATGAGGCGGAGGCGCAGGAGAAGCGCTCTCAGCTCGGTACGGGAGACCGTTCGGAGAAAATCCGGACGTACAACTTTCCGCAGGGCAGGGTGACTGACCATCGAATCAAGCTGACGCTGTATTCCATAGAACAGGTGCTGAACGGGGATCTTGATCTGCTGATTGATCCGCTGATTACTGCGGATCAGGCGGAGAAGCTGAGCAGAAGCCAGTGA
- a CDS encoding DUF1385 domain-containing protein, with product MAREKRRQRYSGIGGQAVIEGIMMKNGEDYAVAVRKPNGEIEVKKEKYRALPDRYPLLRMPFLRGIFSFADAMVLGMRCLSYSASFFEDDADSEPSRLERWLIGVFGERLEAVLSAVVIAFSFVAALLLFVLLPTLAVNFLSRWIVSESGRALLEGLLRVLIFVLYIRLISKAPDIRRTFEYHGAEHKCINCVEHGLPLTVENVMASSKEHKRCGTSFLVYVMMISILLFMLLRFDTLWLRLLSRLLLIPVIAGISYELLRVVGIYDNLLTELLFIPGMWMQGLTTTEPDAEEVAVAIAATEAVFDWREYLRKREQE from the coding sequence ATGGCGAGGGAAAAGCGGCGGCAGCGCTACAGCGGGATCGGCGGACAGGCAGTTATAGAGGGGATTATGATGAAGAACGGAGAGGACTATGCCGTCGCCGTGCGGAAGCCGAACGGCGAGATCGAAGTGAAGAAGGAGAAGTACCGTGCGCTCCCGGATCGATATCCCCTCCTGCGGATGCCCTTCCTGCGGGGGATCTTCTCCTTTGCAGATGCCATGGTGCTGGGGATGCGCTGCCTCAGCTACAGCGCCTCCTTTTTTGAGGATGACGCGGATTCCGAGCCCTCGAGGCTGGAACGCTGGCTGATCGGGGTCTTCGGAGAGCGGCTTGAGGCGGTGCTCTCTGCGGTCGTCATTGCCTTCTCTTTTGTCGCTGCGCTGCTGCTCTTCGTGCTTCTCCCGACCCTTGCCGTGAATTTTCTCTCGCGTTGGATCGTTTCGGAGTCGGGACGGGCACTTCTCGAGGGGCTTCTTCGGGTACTGATTTTCGTGCTCTATATCCGACTGATCTCGAAGGCGCCGGACATCCGCAGAACCTTCGAATATCATGGTGCAGAGCACAAGTGCATTAACTGTGTGGAGCATGGGCTCCCTCTGACGGTGGAGAATGTCATGGCATCCTCGAAGGAACACAAGCGCTGTGGGACGAGCTTCCTCGTATATGTGATGATGATTTCCATCCTTCTCTTCATGTTGCTCCGCTTCGATACACTCTGGCTTCGGCTCCTCTCAAGGCTTTTACTGATTCCGGTGATTGCCGGGATCAGCTATGAGCTTCTCCGCGTTGTCGGCATCTACGATAATTTGCTTACAGAGCTGCTATTTATCCCGGGCATGTGGATGCAGGGGCTCACGACGACCGAGCCGGATGCGGAGGAGGTTGCGGTGGCGATCGCGGCGACGGAGGCGGTATTTGACTGGAGGGAATATCTGAGGAAGCGGGAGCAGGAGTAA
- a CDS encoding L-threonylcarbamoyladenylate synthase has protein sequence METIIKGIDGVEEAAEVIKRGGLVAFPTETVYGLGGNALDPEVARRIYAAKGRPSDNPLIVHVSSAEEAEPLVSVLSETARRLMSRFWPGPLTLVLPKSERVPYETTGGLDTVALRCPENKCTLEFIRACGLPIAGPSANTSGKPSPTEARHVYEDLQGRIEMILDDGEASIGVESTILDLSGETPTLLRPGAVTAAELESALGRSVVIDPAVLSGSVGEGVHPKAPGMKYRHYAPKAKMTLVTTAFLREKDFRVAESERVREDERIADFINEETEISVKAGNRVGILCCRETEELYRTGYGNIKVDIKLLGSREDPLSMTHTLFRLLREFDADAVDEIFAESYPERGVGFALMNRLRKASGMREELLTEEE, from the coding sequence ATGGAAACAATCATTAAGGGAATCGATGGGGTAGAAGAGGCGGCAGAGGTAATCAAACGAGGGGGTCTGGTGGCATTCCCGACCGAGACAGTATACGGACTTGGCGGCAATGCGTTGGATCCGGAGGTAGCGAGGCGGATCTATGCGGCGAAGGGACGTCCCTCCGATAATCCGCTGATCGTCCATGTCTCTTCTGCAGAAGAGGCAGAACCTCTGGTTTCTGTGCTGTCGGAGACAGCGCGGCGGCTGATGAGCCGTTTCTGGCCGGGACCGCTGACACTCGTGCTTCCGAAGTCGGAGCGCGTCCCGTATGAGACGACCGGCGGACTGGACACCGTTGCCCTGAGATGCCCGGAGAATAAATGTACGCTGGAGTTTATCCGGGCATGCGGGCTGCCGATTGCGGGGCCCTCCGCGAATACTTCCGGGAAACCTTCCCCGACAGAGGCGCGGCATGTCTATGAGGATTTGCAGGGAAGGATTGAAATGATTCTGGATGACGGAGAAGCGAGCATTGGCGTGGAGTCCACCATTCTCGATCTGAGCGGCGAGACGCCGACACTGCTCCGGCCGGGTGCGGTCACTGCAGCAGAGCTGGAAAGCGCGCTGGGGAGAAGCGTCGTGATTGATCCGGCGGTTCTTTCAGGTTCGGTCGGAGAGGGCGTGCATCCGAAGGCACCGGGCATGAAGTACCGGCATTATGCGCCGAAGGCGAAAATGACGCTGGTGACGACCGCATTTCTCCGGGAGAAGGACTTCCGTGTTGCGGAGAGCGAGAGAGTAAGAGAGGATGAGCGGATCGCTGATTTTATCAATGAAGAGACAGAGATCTCTGTGAAGGCAGGCAACCGGGTAGGGATACTTTGCTGCAGGGAAACCGAGGAGCTTTACCGTACCGGTTACGGCAACATCAAGGTGGACATCAAGCTGCTCGGCAGCCGCGAGGATCCACTCTCCATGACGCATACACTCTTCCGCCTGCTGCGGGAGTTCGACGCGGATGCAGTGGATGAGATTTTCGCGGAGAGCTATCCGGAGCGCGGCGTCGGCTTCGCGTTGATGAACCGGCTTCGAAAGGCTTCGGGCATGCGGGAGGAGCTTTTGACAGAGGAGGAATAA
- the rpmE gene encoding 50S ribosomal protein L31, translated as MREGIHPTYYQATVTCNCGNTFVTGSTKQDIHVEVCSKCHSFYTGAQKTASAKGRIDKFNKKFGIR; from the coding sequence ATGAGAGAGGGAATTCATCCGACTTACTATCAGGCAACTGTTACCTGCAACTGCGGCAACACCTTCGTGACCGGCTCTACCAAGCAGGACATTCACGTCGAGGTCTGCTCCAAGTGCCATTCGTTCTATACCGGCGCGCAGAAGACGGCCTCCGCGAAGGGACGTATCGATAAGTTCAATAAGAAGTTCGGTATCCGGTAA
- the nth gene encoding endonuclease III produces MFIKGEGAKARTERVHEIMRRMDSRYGAEPPIFLQHQNAWQLLFATILSAQCTDARVNMVTEQLYRKYRSLQDFADCQLSELEQDIKSTGFYHNKAKNIKACAGELLQRFHGTVPQTIEELTSLPGVGRKTGNLILGNIYGKPSIVVDTHVKRISNRLGLADSADPTKVEFQLQEVLPKEYWVRWNTHIISLGRAICTSQRPKCGECYLSELCPSREHDPETWRS; encoded by the coding sequence ATGTTTATCAAGGGAGAGGGCGCGAAAGCGCGGACAGAGAGGGTGCATGAAATCATGCGCCGCATGGACAGTCGCTACGGCGCAGAGCCGCCGATCTTTCTTCAGCATCAGAATGCATGGCAGCTTCTGTTCGCGACGATATTGAGTGCGCAGTGTACGGACGCCCGCGTCAATATGGTGACAGAGCAGCTGTACCGGAAGTACCGGAGCCTGCAGGATTTCGCGGACTGTCAGCTTTCGGAGCTGGAGCAGGACATCAAGTCCACCGGCTTCTATCACAATAAGGCGAAGAACATCAAGGCGTGTGCGGGAGAGCTGCTTCAGCGCTTCCACGGCACGGTGCCGCAGACGATAGAGGAGCTGACCTCCCTTCCGGGCGTCGGCAGGAAGACGGGAAACCTGATCCTCGGCAACATTTACGGCAAGCCCTCTATCGTGGTGGATACCCATGTAAAGCGGATCTCGAACCGGCTCGGTCTGGCGGATTCTGCCGATCCGACGAAGGTGGAGTTCCAGCTTCAGGAGGTGCTGCCGAAGGAATACTGGGTTCGCTGGAACACGCACATCATTTCGCTGGGGCGTGCGATCTGCACCTCGCAGAGACCGAAGTGCGGAGAATGCTATCTGTCGGAGCTCTGCCCGAGCAGGGAGCACGATCCGGAAACATGGAGGAGCTGA
- a CDS encoding deoxycytidylate deaminase — MGESGKREDYISWDEYFMGVAELSARRSKDPSTQVGACIVSEDNKILSMGYNGFPKGCSDDVFPWTKIRVEEDPYNAKYFYTTHAELNAILNYRGGSLEGSKIFVTLFPCNECAKALIQAGVKTMIYREDKYADTAAVRASKRMLDAAGVRYYQYLPSGRTLTITL, encoded by the coding sequence ATGGGAGAGAGCGGAAAGAGAGAGGATTATATCAGCTGGGACGAGTATTTCATGGGCGTGGCGGAGCTATCGGCGCGGCGCTCCAAGGATCCGAGCACACAGGTCGGCGCCTGCATCGTGTCTGAGGACAACAAGATCCTGTCCATGGGCTATAACGGTTTCCCGAAGGGCTGCTCGGACGATGTATTTCCGTGGACGAAGATCCGGGTGGAGGAGGATCCATACAATGCGAAGTATTTCTACACCACGCACGCCGAGCTGAATGCGATCCTGAACTACCGCGGCGGCTCCCTAGAGGGCTCGAAGATCTTCGTGACACTCTTCCCCTGCAATGAGTGCGCCAAGGCGCTGATTCAGGCAGGGGTGAAGACCATGATCTATCGTGAGGACAAGTATGCGGACACTGCGGCGGTGCGTGCCTCGAAGCGGATGCTGGATGCGGCAGGTGTGCGCTATTACCAGTATCTGCCAAGCGGCAGAACCCTCACGATCACGTTATAA
- the prmC gene encoding peptide chain release factor N(5)-glutamine methyltransferase, protein MIVRELMREMTEMLRAAGVEDARFDARQLLKGALGLDTAHYLLWEQRELSALFPEEELRRKLRRLRRDCERRAAREPLQQILGETIFYGLRFLVNEDVLCPRQDTELLVERVIKDYENVDKSALRVLDLCTGSGCIALSLASCGGFPDVSAADISEAALALAEKNRAALLGEEKGSLRLLRSDLFEALSGECFDIIVSNPPYIPTAVIDTLSPEVREHEPRIALDGHADGLYFYRRITEEAGRFLRAGGRLYVEIGYDQGECVQELFLRAGFTEVRLCQDLGGNDRLVCGRRSGYNMIPVYKV, encoded by the coding sequence ATGATAGTACGGGAGCTGATGCGGGAAATGACGGAGATGCTTCGGGCAGCGGGGGTGGAGGATGCACGCTTCGATGCGCGGCAGCTCCTGAAAGGAGCGCTCGGGCTGGATACCGCGCACTACCTTCTGTGGGAGCAGAGGGAGCTCTCGGCGCTGTTTCCGGAAGAGGAGCTTCGGAGGAAGCTCCGTAGGCTCCGGCGGGACTGCGAGAGGCGGGCGGCGCGGGAGCCGCTCCAGCAGATCCTCGGGGAGACGATATTCTATGGGCTTCGCTTTCTTGTAAATGAGGATGTGCTGTGTCCCCGGCAGGATACGGAGCTTCTCGTGGAAAGGGTGATAAAGGACTATGAAAATGTGGACAAGTCCGCGCTTCGCGTCCTCGATCTCTGCACCGGAAGCGGCTGCATCGCACTGAGCCTCGCAAGCTGCGGGGGATTTCCGGATGTGAGTGCGGCAGATATTTCAGAAGCGGCGCTGGCGCTTGCCGAGAAGAACCGGGCGGCGCTGCTGGGGGAGGAGAAGGGGAGCCTGCGCCTGCTCCGCTCCGACCTCTTCGAGGCGCTTTCCGGAGAGTGCTTCGACATCATTGTATCGAATCCGCCTTATATCCCGACGGCGGTCATCGATACGCTTTCACCGGAGGTGAGGGAGCATGAGCCGCGAATCGCGCTGGATGGGCATGCGGACGGGCTGTATTTTTACAGAAGGATTACCGAAGAGGCAGGGCGCTTCCTTCGGGCAGGCGGCAGACTCTATGTCGAGATCGGTTACGATCAGGGCGAGTGCGTGCAGGAGCTTTTTCTCCGCGCGGGCTTCACAGAGGTGAGGCTCTGCCAGGATCTCGGCGGTAACGACCGGCTTGTCTGCGGACGCCGGAGCGGGTATAATATGATTCCAGTGTATAAGGTCTGA
- a CDS encoding DUF6472 family protein, whose product MTECELCGNYSYDSELDDWLCEAYMDEDDRARLSLDRYTHCPYWRSDDEYRTVKHQAVGHLPGYTDEGRFAEPKQDRKYEGER is encoded by the coding sequence ATGACGGAATGTGAGCTCTGCGGCAATTACAGCTATGATTCGGAGCTGGACGACTGGCTCTGCGAGGCATATATGGATGAGGACGACAGGGCGCGGCTTTCTTTGGATCGGTATACGCATTGTCCGTATTGGAGATCCGATGATGAATATCGGACTGTGAAGCATCAGGCGGTTGGGCATCTGCCGGGCTATACGGACGAGGGACGTTTCGCGGAGCCGAAGCAGGACAGGAAGTATGAGGGTGAGCGCTGA
- a CDS encoding tRNA (cytidine(34)-2'-O)-methyltransferase: MNIVLHEPEIPFNTGAIGRTCVATGTVLHLIRPYGFLLNDRNLKRAGMDYWEKLRLFEYRDYTDFRRQHSELCLGSHAKMCTEDDAPRLWFATTKARQIYSEVCFGMDDYIMFGKESAGIPEEILAEHPESCIRIPMYGDIRSLNLSNSVSVLLYEALRQNNFGGLRREGALHRLHWREGNAHGT, encoded by the coding sequence ATGAACATCGTACTGCATGAGCCGGAGATTCCCTTCAATACCGGTGCGATCGGGCGAACCTGTGTGGCGACAGGGACGGTGCTGCATCTGATTCGTCCCTACGGCTTCCTTCTGAATGACAGGAATCTGAAGCGGGCGGGGATGGACTACTGGGAAAAGCTTCGGCTCTTCGAGTACAGGGACTATACAGACTTTCGGAGACAGCATTCGGAGCTCTGTCTCGGCTCGCATGCGAAGATGTGCACAGAGGACGATGCTCCGCGTCTCTGGTTCGCTACGACGAAGGCGCGGCAGATTTACAGTGAGGTCTGCTTCGGAATGGACGACTACATCATGTTCGGGAAGGAGTCTGCCGGAATCCCGGAGGAGATCCTCGCGGAGCATCCGGAGAGCTGCATCCGTATCCCGATGTACGGAGACATCCGCTCGCTGAATCTCTCGAATTCCGTTTCCGTTCTCCTCTATGAGGCGCTCCGGCAGAATAACTTCGGCGGACTCAGGAGAGAGGGTGCGCTGCATCGCCTGCATTGGCGGGAAGGGAACGCCCATGGCACATGA